The window GCGCGGGTGCAAGACCCGCGACAGCCTATCCCTCCGCCAGCTCGGTGAAGAAGTCGGCGTCGACGAAATCGATGCTGACCACGCTGTTGATGGTGCCGATGCCGTGGCGCACGCAGGTTTCCGCGACCGCTTGACCGTCAGCGATCTCCAGCGGCGAGCCGGCCTGCTTCCATTCGGCGATGCCGTCTTCGGCCAAGCGGCCAGCCATCAACAAGAGGCCTTCGTCCTGGCTGCGGGCGCGGATGCCGGCGCGCAGCTCGCCAATGGCGCGGCGACCGGCGGGATTGACGCCGGGACGAAGCGCAATCAGGCACTTCGATGGGCGCGAGCCGCGACCGCGGAGCGCTTCGACATAGATCGTGCCCTCGACCCGTTTGACGAACGTGGTGGGACCGAAGCCTTCACGTTGCAGCAGCACGCGGGCCAGGGCTTCAAACGCCGAGGCAGGCAGCTCGGCCACCCGGCGTTCCAGTGCTGCCAGCGTTCGCTCGCGCAGCGCGCGCCGGGCCTCGCCGAAGACGTGCTCGGCGCGTTCGAGCTCGGTGTCGGGCGGACGGCGGGCCAGGGCGAACAGCCCGCTGCCCGCGGAGCGCACGCGCGGACGCTGGCCGGCGCGCAGGCGCTCGCGCGGCTCGGCGGCCAGCGCGGTCCGCATCACCCGCCAGGCCTCGTTCGGCTCGCCGTGAATCAGACGGCGGCGCGCGGCGGCGTCGGCGATCTGACGAACGTGCACCCCGCGCCCCGGCGCCTGGCCGCGCAGGATCTCGATCGCGGCGTCGATGGGAGTCATGATCTTGCGCGGGGTCTGGGAATCGCCCTGATCGGCCTCGCCACTCGCTGCCGGTTCGCGCGTGCCTTCACCGCGCAGCTCGCCTTCGCCGGCGGGACCGCTCGGTGCCGGACCGCCGGCACCCTCGCCCGCTGCTGGCCCGAAGCCCGCACTGGCGCCGCCGGCGCCTTCGAAGGCGCCGCCTTCGTTGGGGCGTGCGCCGAATCCACCTGGGGCGGCCTCGTCGCCGCGGCCGCGACGGCGGCGACGGCGGCGGCGCCGTCGGCCGAGCTCGTCGGTGGCGCCTTCGCGCGGCGGCTCGCCGGGTCGCGGCGGCGCGGCGAAGGCGCCTTCGTTCGCCTGACCCTCGCCTTCGCCCTCGTCATCATCATCATCAGTGTCATCGCCGACATCGGCGTCTCCACCGGCGGGCGCCTTCGCGCGGGCCGCGAACCCCTGGTCGGTGTCGGCATCGTTGGCGGCGGCAGACTGATCGTCCAGATCACCATCGGCATCGGCGGCTTCGTCGCCATCGCCGTTTTCGTCACCTTCCAGCACGCCGGTCTCCGCCAGCGCGGCGGCCCGCGCCTCAGCCGACAGCGAAGCGCCCCTCGGCTCGTGCTCGTCACCACCCTCGTCGGCCTCACGGCCGTCGCCTTCGGGCGCGTCCGCGGCGTCTTCAGCGCCGGCCTCGGCTTTTGTCGCCTCGTCGCCGCGCGTGCGCCCTCGCCCGCCGCGCCGACGGCGGCGACGTC of the Polyangia bacterium genome contains:
- a CDS encoding HTH domain-containing protein, coding for MTFLEAALEILRKEGKPLHYKDLTERAMTKKLLTFVGRTPEVTMQTQLTAAVKKAPGSPFVRVKPGVFGLLRYPEVTAEEREAEASKEAKVGNNSKTDSSKTESAGGEAGHGRRRRRRGGRGRTRGDEATKAEAGAEDAADAPEGDGREADEGGDEHEPRGASLSAEARAAALAETGVLEGDENGDGDEAADADGDLDDQSAAANDADTDQGFAARAKAPAGGDADVGDDTDDDDDEGEGEGQANEGAFAAPPRPGEPPREGATDELGRRRRRRRRRRGRGDEAAPGGFGARPNEGGAFEGAGGASAGFGPAAGEGAGGPAPSGPAGEGELRGEGTREPAASGEADQGDSQTPRKIMTPIDAAIEILRGQAPGRGVHVRQIADAAARRRLIHGEPNEAWRVMRTALAAEPRERLRAGQRPRVRSAGSGLFALARRPPDTELERAEHVFGEARRALRERTLAALERRVAELPASAFEALARVLLQREGFGPTTFVKRVEGTIYVEALRGRGSRPSKCLIALRPGVNPAGRRAIGELRAGIRARSQDEGLLLMAGRLAEDGIAEWKQAGSPLEIADGQAVAETCVRHGIGTINSVVSIDFVDADFFTELAEG